A genomic segment from Streptosporangium roseum DSM 43021 encodes:
- a CDS encoding NAD-dependent epimerase/dehydratase family protein has translation MSVTVLVTGAGGFVGSAVVRALDAEPRVSTRLLAHRRPVAADRPGDVVTADLADASSLRGRLDGADVIIHAASEVGSDPARCERVNVLGTRNLVEEAERAGVRHLVHVSTAAVYGLGPHRGLPEGSPPAPVSPASRSRHEAERLTAAAGAVILRPFFVYGEGDRWYVPGLLRLLTTRPGTWFDGGRAQHSVVAVDDLAAMAVAAAVRPEPFAGGVPFHVCEPQPVSVRAVTAVLAGMFGLTVPRLSLPWRLARPALRNRPGYRRAELLAEDHVYAAPRIWEAARVDPGAAFLDRLPALAPWYGRFLGEGGRT, from the coding sequence GTGAGCGTGACCGTGCTCGTGACGGGGGCCGGCGGGTTCGTCGGATCGGCGGTGGTGCGGGCGCTCGACGCCGAGCCGCGGGTGTCCACGCGCCTCCTGGCGCACCGCCGTCCCGTCGCCGCGGACCGGCCGGGGGACGTCGTGACCGCCGATCTGGCCGACGCCTCCTCACTGAGGGGGCGGCTGGACGGCGCCGACGTGATCATCCATGCGGCGAGCGAGGTGGGGTCGGATCCGGCCCGTTGCGAGCGGGTGAACGTGCTGGGCACGCGCAACCTGGTGGAGGAGGCGGAGCGCGCCGGAGTACGCCACCTGGTCCATGTCAGCACCGCGGCCGTGTACGGGCTCGGGCCGCACCGCGGGCTCCCCGAGGGCAGCCCGCCGGCGCCGGTCAGCCCGGCCAGCCGTTCCCGGCACGAGGCCGAACGGCTGACCGCGGCCGCGGGCGCCGTGATCCTGCGCCCCTTCTTCGTGTACGGCGAAGGCGACCGCTGGTACGTCCCCGGGCTGCTGCGACTGCTCACCACCCGTCCCGGCACGTGGTTCGACGGAGGCAGGGCACAGCACTCCGTGGTGGCCGTCGACGACCTGGCGGCCATGGCGGTGGCGGCGGCCGTACGGCCTGAGCCGTTCGCGGGAGGCGTGCCCTTTCACGTCTGCGAGCCCCAGCCGGTCTCCGTGCGCGCCGTGACGGCGGTCCTGGCCGGCATGTTCGGCCTGACCGTGCCCCGGCTCAGCCTGCCGTGGCGGCTGGCCCGCCCGGCCCTGCGGAACAGGCCCGGCTACCGGCGGGCGGAGCTGCTCGCCGAGGACCACGTCTACGCGGCCCCCCGGATCTGGGAGGCGGCGCGGGTCGATCCCGGCGCGGCCTTTCTCGACCGCCTGCCTGCCCTGGCGCCCTGGTACGGACGCTTTCTCGGAGAAGGAGGTCGGACATGA
- a CDS encoding dTMP kinase — MTGFWTLLGPDFAGKSTLLRQLRDERACQVVSYDDWCVAERFPAIRRLRREWVLDVYPRVGEEYSPAAAVAMLRPIVRHLHDQVAGAADDIPVIVDSYYYKLLVKCRLLGLVHERTFAEWRALPQPDGVIYLDLPPEVAWERAQWGSRLNAFEHYGPVPGWEGFAELQSRMRPAIMEEIAGLPLVVLDARAGQRTVAAEAGRVLASAVVAP, encoded by the coding sequence ATGACCGGATTCTGGACGCTGCTCGGACCGGACTTCGCGGGCAAGTCGACGCTGCTCCGGCAGCTACGCGATGAGCGGGCCTGCCAGGTCGTCTCCTACGACGACTGGTGTGTCGCCGAGCGTTTCCCGGCGATCCGGCGGCTCCGCAGGGAATGGGTGCTGGACGTCTACCCCCGGGTGGGCGAGGAGTACTCGCCCGCGGCGGCGGTGGCGATGCTGCGGCCGATCGTGCGGCACCTCCACGACCAGGTGGCAGGCGCCGCGGACGACATCCCCGTCATCGTCGACTCCTACTACTACAAGCTCCTCGTCAAGTGCCGGCTGCTGGGCCTGGTCCACGAGCGGACATTCGCCGAGTGGCGCGCGCTCCCCCAGCCCGACGGCGTCATCTACCTCGACCTCCCGCCCGAGGTCGCGTGGGAGCGGGCCCAGTGGGGCTCGCGGCTGAACGCCTTCGAACACTACGGACCCGTCCCCGGCTGGGAGGGCTTCGCCGAGCTGCAGTCACGGATGCGGCCGGCGATCATGGAGGAGATCGCGGGACTGCCGCTGGTCGTGCTCGACGCGAGAGCCGGGCAGCGGACGGTCGCCGCCGAAGCCGGCAGGGTCCTCGCTTCCGCGGTCGTCGCGCCATGA